The Kitasatospora setae KM-6054 genome contains a region encoding:
- a CDS encoding glycosyltransferase 87 family protein yields MTDRHPRPPLPEPAAGRTPSSQPDLPPGPPPGRRLRWCAGWLGCAGWAALFPLISPLGPHRVWGALAAAGYLAAAVVALLPLPLPLPPSPGGRDRARRAVALSGWTAFGGAVLLPLALLVGSGSGQSEVSVLARAGELLLAHGSPYLDAPAGPAEVTPYLPGLAAFGLPHALLGRAAGPATDPRLWCATAFLATGRAAWRHLAPTGARSRDRDHDRGGRQLRSWRWESVTTASTPPQRTGVPSPARTPTRSARVGVLELPSPTQALGTGRTEPAAARTGLVALLASPPVALGVAASGVDLPLTGLLCLALALGAARRPAGAGAALAVAGALKWTAWPAVPVVVALLAVTAGRRAALRCAGVAVAGTALLVAPWLVRAPGPLLRQVFAFPLGRGPWPTPAASPLPGRLLADLGPAGWGAAVGLLLLGGAAVALSLLLRPPRHAVAAADRLAAGLALAFLLAPAGRFGYLALPLFLSAFTRLATAPRSR; encoded by the coding sequence GTGACCGACCGACACCCCCGACCACCCTTGCCCGAACCGGCGGCGGGCCGGACGCCGAGCTCGCAACCGGACCTGCCGCCGGGCCCGCCGCCGGGCCGACGGCTGCGGTGGTGCGCGGGCTGGCTGGGCTGCGCCGGCTGGGCCGCCCTCTTCCCGCTGATCTCCCCGCTCGGCCCGCACCGCGTCTGGGGTGCCCTCGCCGCCGCCGGTTACCTGGCGGCGGCGGTGGTCGCCCTGCTGCCCCTGCCACTGCCACTGCCACCGTCGCCCGGTGGTCGCGATCGGGCACGTCGAGCGGTGGCGCTGTCCGGGTGGACGGCGTTCGGCGGGGCCGTGCTGCTCCCGCTCGCCCTGCTGGTCGGCAGCGGCTCCGGCCAGAGCGAGGTGTCCGTGCTGGCCCGGGCCGGCGAGCTGCTGCTGGCCCACGGCTCCCCCTACCTGGACGCCCCGGCCGGGCCCGCCGAGGTCACCCCCTACCTCCCCGGCCTGGCCGCGTTCGGCCTGCCGCACGCCCTCCTCGGCCGGGCGGCAGGCCCCGCGACCGATCCCCGGCTCTGGTGCGCCACCGCCTTCCTGGCCACCGGCCGGGCCGCCTGGCGCCACCTGGCGCCGACCGGGGCACGCAGCCGCGACCGGGACCACGACCGGGGAGGGCGGCAACTCCGTTCCTGGCGGTGGGAGTCGGTCACGACCGCATCGACTCCGCCGCAGCGCACGGGAGTTCCCTCGCCCGCGCGCACGCCGACGCGATCCGCGCGCGTCGGTGTCCTCGAACTCCCCTCCCCCACGCAGGCCCTGGGAACCGGCCGTACCGAACCGGCCGCCGCCCGGACCGGGCTGGTCGCGCTGCTGGCGTCGCCGCCGGTGGCGCTGGGGGTGGCGGCCAGCGGGGTGGACCTGCCGCTGACGGGGCTGCTCTGTCTGGCGCTGGCCCTCGGCGCGGCCCGCCGGCCGGCCGGGGCGGGGGCGGCGCTGGCGGTGGCGGGTGCGCTCAAGTGGACGGCCTGGCCCGCCGTCCCGGTGGTGGTGGCACTGCTCGCGGTGACCGCGGGACGGCGGGCGGCGCTGCGCTGCGCCGGGGTGGCGGTGGCGGGCACGGCGCTGCTGGTGGCACCGTGGCTGGTCCGGGCGCCGGGGCCGCTGCTGCGGCAGGTCTTCGCGTTCCCGCTGGGCCGGGGCCCGTGGCCCACCCCGGCGGCGAGCCCGCTGCCGGGCCGGCTGCTCGCGGACCTCGGCCCGGCCGGGTGGGGGGCGGCGGTCGGACTGCTGCTGCTCGGCGGGGCAGCCGTGGCCCTGTCCCTGCTGCTGCGCCCGCCCCGGCACGCGGTCGCCGCCGCCGACCGCCTGGCGGCGGGCCTGGCCCTGGCCTTCCTGCTCGCCCCCGCCGGCCGCTTCGGCTATCTGGCGCTGCCCCTGTTCCTCTCCGCCTTCACCCGCCTGGCGACCGCCCCCCGAAGCCGCTGA